A part of Desulfomicrobium baculatum DSM 4028 genomic DNA contains:
- the qrcA gene encoding menaquinone reductase multiheme cytochrome c subunit QrcA — translation MAKCKSCVVLPFLVGLVASIVLGWWGFPKVLYSQKTQPIRFDHVVHVEDQAMACEDCHAFRDDGSYAGMPTNANCVGCHEDVQGEDPDEARYVTEYVQQEKEVEWLGYQKQPDNVYFSHIAHKELDCTSCHPDVANMSTPPVYYENRLSGYSKDTMKMWQCEECHAQSGASNACFVCHK, via the coding sequence GTGGCAAAATGCAAAAGCTGCGTGGTGTTGCCATTCCTGGTCGGTTTGGTGGCATCGATCGTGCTTGGTTGGTGGGGCTTTCCCAAAGTCCTGTACAGTCAGAAGACCCAACCCATCCGGTTCGATCACGTCGTGCATGTGGAAGATCAGGCCATGGCATGTGAAGATTGTCATGCGTTTCGGGATGATGGCTCCTACGCCGGCATGCCCACCAACGCGAACTGTGTCGGATGCCATGAGGATGTTCAGGGGGAAGATCCTGATGAAGCTCGCTACGTGACCGAGTACGTGCAGCAGGAAAAGGAAGTTGAATGGCTGGGTTATCAGAAACAGCCGGACAATGTGTACTTCTCTCACATCGCGCACAAGGAACTTGACTGCACATCATGTCATCCGGACGTGGCCAACATGAGCACCCCGCCTGTCTACTATGAAAACAGGCTTTCGGGCTACAGCAAGGACACCATGAAGATGTGGCAATGCGAAGAGTGCCATGCCCAAAGTGGCGCCAGCAACGCCTGTTTTGTCTGCCACAAATAA
- a CDS encoding homoserine dehydrogenase: MKDSVIHLGLAGLGTVGSGLIKIIQENNDWIVRRLGKTLAVKTIMVRDLAKPRNVIPSPGTTFTTSMDDLINDPEIDIIVELAGGIEFPRTLITRALNSGKSVVTANKALLAQHGPELFELAASKGLGLYYEASVAGGIPIIQTLKESLAGNRIKALTGILNGTANFIMSEMSEKGEDFATVLAKAQAKGYAEADPTLDIEGMDAAHKLVILIRLAYGLDFPLSKLTVEGISKVEQFDIILAKEFGYRLKLLAQVRDKSGMLHAGVYPALLRQDHILAKVDGPFNSILLEGNAVGPVMLYGQGAGDLPTGSAVLADILALARTNCVPNNTGFLESRLPQAQILAPELTVFRHYFRFTVVDRPGVMASIAGVMGEYNISIAQVVQRQYAPNDGVPIVFISHSAQMQNVTAALDTIKKFSFVLDPPVHYRII; the protein is encoded by the coding sequence TTGAAAGACTCCGTCATCCATCTCGGCTTGGCCGGCCTTGGCACCGTAGGTTCCGGGCTCATCAAGATCATCCAGGAAAACAACGACTGGATCGTGCGCAGACTGGGCAAAACCCTGGCCGTCAAGACCATCATGGTCCGCGATCTGGCCAAACCCAGAAACGTCATCCCGTCACCGGGCACGACCTTCACCACCAGCATGGACGATCTGATCAACGATCCCGAAATCGACATCATCGTCGAGCTGGCCGGAGGCATCGAATTTCCGCGCACCCTGATCACCCGCGCATTGAACAGCGGCAAATCCGTGGTCACGGCCAACAAGGCGCTCCTGGCTCAGCACGGTCCGGAGCTTTTCGAGCTCGCGGCCAGCAAGGGCCTTGGTCTTTATTACGAGGCCAGCGTCGCCGGCGGCATCCCCATCATCCAGACCCTCAAAGAAAGCCTGGCCGGAAACCGCATCAAGGCCCTGACCGGCATTCTGAACGGCACGGCCAACTTCATCATGTCCGAAATGTCCGAAAAGGGAGAGGATTTCGCCACGGTTCTGGCCAAGGCCCAGGCCAAGGGCTACGCCGAGGCCGATCCGACCCTGGACATCGAGGGCATGGATGCCGCCCACAAGCTGGTCATCCTCATCCGGTTGGCCTACGGACTCGACTTCCCCTTGAGCAAGCTCACGGTGGAAGGCATTTCCAAGGTCGAGCAGTTCGACATCATCCTGGCCAAGGAGTTCGGCTACCGCCTGAAGCTCCTGGCACAGGTCCGTGACAAGTCCGGCATGCTCCACGCAGGGGTCTACCCGGCCCTGCTGCGCCAGGACCACATTCTGGCCAAGGTCGACGGCCCGTTCAATTCCATCCTGCTCGAAGGCAACGCCGTGGGTCCGGTCATGCTCTATGGACAGGGCGCAGGCGACCTGCCCACGGGCAGCGCCGTGCTGGCCGACATCCTGGCTCTGGCCCGCACCAACTGCGTGCCCAACAACACGGGCTTCCTGGAATCAAGGCTGCCCCAGGCACAGATTCTGGCCCCCGAACTGACCGTGTTCCGTCATTATTTCCGCTTCACCGTGGTTGACCGGCCTGGCGTCATGGCCTCCATCGCCGGGGTCATGGGCGAGTACAACATCAGCATCGCCCAGGTCGTGCAGCGCCAGTACGCGCCCAACGACGGCGTTCCCATCGTCTTCATCAGCCATTCCGCGCAGATGCAAAACGTGACCGCCGCCCTGGACACCATCAAGAAATTCAGCTTCGTGCTCGACCCGCCGGTGCACTACAGGATCATCTGA
- a CDS encoding cofactor-independent phosphoglycerate mutase — protein sequence MSKTVFLVADGMAGWPLDILGGRTSLHAASTPTLDLLAPKSRCGLCRTVPHGMPPGSDVANMSLLGYDPQTHHTGRGPIEAAAQGLTLDQDDLVWRMNLVRLTELTDAGVMLDYSAGHISTPEAAPLVARLADMAGGTPFQAVQGIQYRHLLVQRGGALTDAAELAIRPPHDILDQNIAQDLTAYASFPEMLAFLQTAHEYLRAETTSEATSVWPWGQGRPLELPAFAERFGLRGAVVSAVDLVKGLGRAAGMEVLEVPGANGLIDTNYEGKVEAALDFLQRGEFVYVHVEAPDECGHMGDAALKKRAIELFDQRIVAPILAALAHEDATIVVTCDHFTPVARRTHTEDPVPFLIYRTQAPRTDGPNVFNEDTAKGAGLFINDGRELLTFCLGPDA from the coding sequence ATGTCAAAAACCGTTTTCCTGGTGGCCGACGGCATGGCCGGATGGCCCCTTGATATCCTGGGAGGACGCACCTCCCTGCATGCCGCCAGCACCCCGACTCTTGACCTGCTGGCTCCCAAATCCCGCTGCGGCCTCTGCCGGACAGTTCCCCACGGCATGCCTCCGGGTTCCGACGTGGCCAACATGAGCCTGCTGGGTTACGACCCGCAAACGCATCACACCGGACGCGGACCCATCGAGGCTGCCGCCCAGGGGCTGACCCTGGACCAGGACGATCTGGTCTGGCGCATGAATCTGGTTCGCCTGACCGAACTGACGGACGCGGGCGTGATGCTGGACTATTCCGCCGGACATATCAGCACCCCCGAGGCCGCCCCCCTGGTCGCCCGGCTGGCGGATATGGCCGGGGGCACCCCCTTCCAGGCCGTTCAGGGCATCCAGTACCGCCACCTCCTGGTGCAGCGAGGCGGGGCGCTGACAGACGCGGCAGAACTCGCCATCCGTCCACCACACGACATCCTGGACCAGAACATCGCCCAGGACCTTACCGCCTACGCATCCTTTCCGGAGATGCTCGCATTTCTGCAGACTGCTCACGAATACCTGCGCGCCGAGACGACCTCCGAGGCCACATCGGTCTGGCCATGGGGACAGGGACGGCCACTGGAACTACCCGCTTTTGCCGAGCGCTTCGGCCTGCGGGGGGCGGTGGTCTCGGCCGTGGATCTGGTCAAAGGCCTGGGCCGGGCCGCAGGCATGGAGGTCCTGGAGGTCCCCGGCGCCAACGGCCTCATCGACACCAATTACGAAGGCAAGGTTGAAGCGGCGCTGGATTTTCTCCAGCGCGGCGAGTTCGTTTACGTGCACGTCGAGGCCCCGGACGAGTGTGGACACATGGGCGACGCAGCACTGAAAAAGCGCGCCATCGAGCTTTTCGACCAGCGCATCGTGGCACCAATTCTGGCCGCCCTTGCGCATGAGGACGCGACCATTGTGGTCACCTGCGACCATTTCACCCCTGTCGCGCGCCGGACGCACACCGAGGACCCAGTGCCTTTCCTGATCTACCGGACGCAGGCACCCCGAACCGACGGACCAAACGTCTTCAATGAGGACACGGCGAAAGGTGCAGGCCTTTTCATAAATGACGGCCGCGAGCTGCTGACCTTCTGCCTCGGGCCGGACGCATGA
- a CDS encoding acyl-CoA thioesterase, translating into MKADFPQPSCSLAHRVSYGETDAMGVVYYANYLHLFERGRSELIRSLGFSYATVEERGIFLPVREAACRYLAPARYDEIIHIRTGLAGQSRASLSFVYEITNANQSAVLTRGSTQHAVVNAQGKPVRVPDWLSALFG; encoded by the coding sequence ATGAAAGCCGACTTTCCACAACCCTCGTGCAGCCTCGCCCACCGCGTCTCGTACGGAGAAACCGACGCCATGGGCGTGGTCTATTACGCCAACTATCTGCACCTCTTCGAACGCGGCCGCAGCGAGCTGATCCGCAGCCTGGGTTTCAGCTATGCGACCGTGGAGGAGCGCGGCATCTTCCTGCCGGTGCGCGAAGCCGCATGCCGTTATCTCGCTCCCGCCCGCTACGACGAGATCATCCACATCCGCACCGGTCTGGCCGGTCAGTCGCGAGCCAGTCTCAGCTTTGTCTATGAAATCACCAATGCGAATCAGAGCGCGGTCCTGACCCGGGGTTCGACCCAGCACGCGGTGGTCAACGCCCAAGGCAAGCCTGTCCGCGTTCCGGACTGGCTCTCGGCCCTGTTCGGCTAG
- the qrcC gene encoding menaquinone reductase iron-sulfur cluster-binding subunit QrcC, which translates to MQAKEFKVKWGMLVDLDKCTGCGACTVACRAENNLPPEADAANKLRTNDWMNIYELSNEKPFPDHEVAYLPRPCMQCGRPSCSTVCPVVATLKDEEGGIVSQVYPRCIGCRYCMAACPYHARYFNWFDPIWPEGMEKVLTPYASARPRGVVEKCTFCHHRFMAAKEQARMNGEDPTELAEDAYIPACAEICPTGAIKFGDLKNPEHEVSKLAASKYAFRLLEKLGTDPQVYYYSKREWVRKLGDNYLKNAKGGEHV; encoded by the coding sequence ATGCAAGCAAAAGAATTCAAAGTAAAATGGGGCATGCTTGTCGACCTTGACAAGTGCACCGGGTGCGGCGCCTGCACCGTGGCCTGCCGGGCGGAGAACAATCTTCCCCCCGAGGCCGATGCAGCCAACAAACTGCGCACCAACGACTGGATGAACATATACGAACTGTCCAACGAGAAGCCGTTCCCCGATCACGAGGTCGCCTATCTGCCCCGGCCATGCATGCAGTGCGGTCGTCCGTCCTGCTCCACGGTCTGTCCGGTCGTGGCCACCCTCAAGGACGAGGAAGGCGGCATCGTCAGTCAGGTTTATCCCCGCTGTATCGGTTGCCGGTACTGCATGGCGGCCTGCCCGTACCATGCCCGTTATTTTAACTGGTTTGATCCGATCTGGCCCGAAGGCATGGAAAAGGTCCTGACTCCTTACGCATCTGCCCGTCCGCGCGGCGTGGTCGAGAAATGCACGTTCTGCCATCATCGTTTCATGGCTGCCAAAGAGCAGGCTCGCATGAACGGCGAAGACCCGACGGAACTGGCCGAGGACGCATACATTCCGGCCTGCGCCGAAATTTGCCCGACGGGTGCGATCAAATTCGGGGATCTGAAGAATCCCGAGCATGAAGTCAGCAAGCTGGCCGCGAGCAAGTACGCTTTCCGCCTGCTGGAAAAACTCGGCACCGACCCGCAGGTCTATTATTATTCCAAGCGTGAGTGGGTGAGGAAGCTCGGGGACAATTACCTGAAGAATGCCAAGGGGGGCGAACATGTCTGA
- the qrcD gene encoding menaquinone reductase integral membrane subunit QrcD codes for MSDRAYWPEGVERCSVGKFLAWLGVISIFLAWGGYGAFKVLGTGIGVTGLDNYFGFGLWITFDLAVIALGAGAFFSGFLRYIVRIDELKNIINLAVIVGFLCYSGAMLILVLDIGQPLRAWFGYWHPNVHSMLTEVIFCITCYCTVLIIEYVPIILENRKINQNRFCHHLAHNFHVYMPLFAGIGTFLSFFHQGSLGGMYGVLFGRPFVFREGFFIWPWTFFLFISSAIAAGPGFTMLCSAMMEGITGRKLVSYDTKKLLGKISGLLLCVYIFFKIIDTYAWAKGILPGMGLTFDEMFSSEHGYGKILLWLELFWFGVIPAAMLVTPAVRNRPWLMYSAVVMAAIGVTINRFVFTVQALAIPVMPFDRWTTYVPNWAEWSTSLMIVAYGILVMSISYRYLPIFPQEVKLNK; via the coding sequence ATGTCTGATAGAGCGTACTGGCCCGAAGGGGTGGAGCGTTGTTCTGTTGGGAAGTTCCTGGCCTGGTTGGGCGTGATCAGCATCTTCCTCGCGTGGGGAGGGTACGGCGCGTTCAAGGTCCTGGGAACCGGTATCGGCGTTACGGGCCTGGACAATTATTTCGGGTTCGGCCTGTGGATCACCTTTGACCTGGCGGTCATCGCCTTGGGCGCCGGAGCCTTCTTCTCCGGATTTCTGCGGTACATTGTCCGCATCGACGAGCTTAAAAACATCATCAATCTGGCGGTCATTGTCGGGTTCCTCTGCTACTCCGGCGCCATGCTGATCCTGGTGCTCGACATCGGCCAGCCGCTCAGGGCCTGGTTCGGCTACTGGCACCCGAACGTTCACTCCATGCTGACGGAAGTCATCTTCTGCATCACCTGCTACTGCACGGTGCTGATCATCGAATATGTGCCGATCATCCTGGAAAACCGGAAGATCAACCAGAACAGGTTCTGCCATCATCTGGCTCACAACTTCCATGTCTACATGCCGCTTTTCGCCGGCATCGGCACCTTCCTGTCCTTCTTCCACCAGGGTTCCCTGGGCGGCATGTACGGCGTGCTCTTCGGCCGTCCGTTCGTGTTCCGCGAAGGCTTCTTCATCTGGCCCTGGACCTTCTTCCTGTTCATCTCCTCGGCCATTGCCGCCGGACCCGGCTTCACCATGCTGTGTTCCGCAATGATGGAAGGCATCACCGGCCGCAAGCTGGTCAGCTATGATACCAAAAAGCTCCTCGGCAAGATCTCCGGCCTGCTTCTGTGCGTCTACATCTTCTTCAAGATCATCGACACCTACGCCTGGGCCAAGGGCATCCTGCCCGGCATGGGGCTGACCTTTGACGAGATGTTCAGCAGCGAACATGGATACGGCAAGATTTTGCTGTGGCTTGAACTCTTCTGGTTCGGCGTGATCCCGGCCGCAATGCTGGTCACCCCCGCCGTGCGCAATCGTCCGTGGCTCATGTACAGCGCTGTCGTCATGGCCGCCATTGGCGTGACCATCAACCGTTTCGTCTTCACGGTCCAGGCTCTGGCCATCCCGGTCATGCCTTTCGACCGCTGGACCACATACGTTCCCAACTGGGCGGAATGGTCCACTTCGCTCATGATCGTCGCCTATGGAATTCTGGTCATGAGTATCTCCTACCGCTATCTGCCGATCTTCCCCCAGGAAGTGAAACTCAATAAGTAG
- the qrcB gene encoding menaquinone reductase molybdopterin-binding-like subunit QrcB has product MGLDRRSFISLVAGGVAGSLFTPVIWKTLDDVSIWTQNWPWIPRLQYGEELTVPALCKLGADAYGLKVKTIAGRPVAAEGNPDHPLSLGGICPLGAASVHLLYSPSRVKNPKLRDGSSFKDITWEEAEELLAGKIKEAGASMAMISGDETGSVTDVLSGLVGKAGSDKSFFMPGESAPAAAALAMLGGDGQVGYDIENANYVLMLGADALGSWGNVARNGKAFSASREKGVKFVYVGPAQNGTSAVADSWIPCAAGTEPVLALGIAAVIAGTNRDRSFWPGFASFAKFVQTSYPLDKVAEITGVSAATITGLAQELVRAGRPLVLTAAEAGQGLGAFELAAGMSLNMLLQRVNTVGGVRILPWAPKVVEAAADKKAMLANDLVAYLSTVADGGAEAPALLMVYGANPAYALPNLVKAQAAIDKAGFVVSFSSFMDETAAMADLIMPDSYAFERLDDAYSPYGSGQPNYTVAAPVIKPVFDTRPAGDVLLSVAAKAELDLGFETFEDVVKAKAEALGADFDEMVEGAVWVSEEFPAQDLALWTTPLQELAVAAQDGKTLALAPVLRLKIGSSKIAIPPFNTNAIRFDEMLGNDMYVLINAATAKNLGLKKDDAVKLASSGGECKARVRIFEGVMNDTVVAPLGLGHTAWDAFSSGKGDNVYKLLAADTETETGLSRFATVRVTVSKA; this is encoded by the coding sequence ATGGGACTCGACAGAAGAAGCTTTATTTCTTTGGTGGCTGGCGGTGTAGCGGGCAGCCTCTTCACTCCCGTAATATGGAAAACCCTGGATGACGTGTCCATCTGGACACAGAACTGGCCCTGGATTCCGCGGTTGCAGTATGGCGAGGAGCTGACGGTTCCGGCGCTGTGCAAGCTGGGCGCGGACGCCTACGGCCTCAAGGTCAAGACCATTGCCGGTCGGCCTGTCGCGGCCGAGGGCAATCCGGATCATCCCTTGAGCCTCGGCGGCATCTGTCCTCTGGGTGCGGCCAGCGTGCACCTTCTCTACAGCCCTTCCCGGGTCAAGAACCCCAAACTGAGGGACGGCTCCTCTTTCAAGGACATCACTTGGGAGGAAGCGGAAGAGCTGCTCGCCGGGAAGATCAAGGAAGCCGGCGCGAGCATGGCCATGATCAGCGGTGACGAGACCGGCTCCGTTACGGACGTGCTGTCCGGTCTGGTCGGCAAGGCCGGTTCGGATAAATCTTTTTTCATGCCCGGCGAGAGCGCCCCGGCAGCAGCGGCCCTGGCCATGCTCGGCGGAGACGGTCAGGTCGGCTATGACATCGAAAACGCGAACTACGTGCTCATGCTCGGCGCCGACGCTCTGGGCTCCTGGGGCAACGTGGCTCGCAACGGCAAGGCCTTCTCCGCCAGTCGCGAGAAGGGAGTCAAGTTCGTCTACGTCGGACCCGCCCAGAACGGGACCTCCGCCGTGGCCGACAGCTGGATTCCCTGCGCCGCAGGCACCGAACCGGTCCTGGCTCTGGGGATCGCGGCGGTTATCGCCGGCACGAACCGTGATCGTTCATTCTGGCCCGGTTTTGCTTCTTTCGCAAAATTTGTGCAGACATCCTATCCGCTGGACAAGGTGGCCGAAATCACCGGTGTTTCGGCGGCGACCATCACGGGCCTGGCCCAGGAATTGGTCCGGGCCGGACGTCCGCTGGTCCTGACGGCCGCTGAGGCTGGCCAGGGTCTGGGCGCTTTCGAGCTTGCCGCCGGGATGAGCCTGAACATGCTCCTGCAGCGCGTCAACACGGTCGGTGGTGTGCGGATTCTGCCTTGGGCTCCCAAGGTGGTCGAGGCCGCAGCCGACAAAAAGGCGATGCTCGCCAATGATCTTGTTGCCTACTTGAGCACAGTGGCCGACGGCGGCGCCGAGGCTCCCGCGCTGCTCATGGTCTACGGCGCCAACCCGGCCTATGCCCTGCCGAACCTGGTCAAGGCTCAGGCGGCCATCGACAAGGCCGGCTTCGTGGTCTCCTTCAGTTCGTTCATGGACGAAACAGCGGCCATGGCCGACCTGATCATGCCCGACAGCTATGCTTTCGAACGCCTGGATGACGCCTACTCCCCATATGGTTCGGGTCAGCCCAACTATACGGTGGCCGCGCCCGTCATCAAGCCGGTTTTTGACACCAGGCCCGCGGGCGACGTTCTTTTGTCCGTGGCCGCCAAGGCCGAGCTGGATCTGGGTTTTGAGACTTTTGAAGACGTGGTCAAGGCCAAGGCCGAAGCGCTGGGCGCCGACTTCGACGAGATGGTCGAGGGCGCGGTCTGGGTTTCGGAAGAGTTTCCGGCTCAGGATCTGGCCTTGTGGACGACTCCCCTGCAGGAATTGGCCGTGGCTGCCCAGGATGGCAAGACCCTGGCGCTGGCCCCGGTGCTGCGGCTCAAGATCGGCAGCTCCAAGATCGCCATTCCTCCTTTCAACACCAATGCCATCCGCTTTGATGAAATGCTCGGCAACGACATGTACGTGCTGATCAACGCGGCCACGGCGAAGAATCTGGGACTGAAAAAGGACGATGCCGTCAAACTCGCCAGCTCCGGCGGGGAATGCAAGGCCCGTGTGCGCATTTTTGAAGGCGTGATGAACGATACCGTCGTGGCCCCCCTGGGTCTTGGCCATACTGCATGGGATGCTTTCTCCAGTGGCAAGGGAGATAACGTTTACAAATTGCTGGCTGCCGACACCGAAACAGAGACTGGGTTGTCCCGGTTCGCAACGGTGCGGGTCACTGTCAGCAAGGCGTAG
- the rfbC gene encoding dTDP-4-dehydrorhamnose 3,5-epimerase: protein MDVTRTEIPGVLVLKPKVFGDHRGFFCETYSRRQLIAHGLDVDFVQDNEAFSAQAGVLRGLHFQTPPMTQAKLVRVGRGAVYDVVVDLRTGSPTFGRWQGFTLSAANFLQLFIPAGLAHGYMTLESDTQFLYKVDQYYSPEHDGGISCLDPVLGIDWPDLPPIMSDKDVRLPCLADFSSPFRMEGAG from the coding sequence ATGGATGTGACCCGGACCGAAATTCCCGGAGTGCTCGTGCTCAAGCCCAAGGTTTTTGGAGATCACCGCGGTTTCTTTTGCGAAACTTACAGCCGTCGCCAGCTGATCGCGCACGGCCTGGATGTCGATTTCGTGCAGGACAACGAGGCTTTTTCCGCGCAGGCCGGGGTGCTGCGCGGTTTGCATTTTCAGACCCCTCCGATGACCCAGGCCAAACTGGTGCGGGTGGGGCGGGGCGCTGTGTACGATGTGGTGGTCGATCTGCGCACGGGTTCCCCCACCTTTGGCCGCTGGCAGGGCTTCACCCTCTCGGCCGCGAATTTCTTACAACTTTTCATCCCCGCGGGCCTCGCGCACGGGTACATGACCCTGGAGTCCGACACGCAATTTCTCTACAAGGTCGACCAGTACTACTCGCCGGAGCATGATGGCGGGATCTCGTGCCTGGATCCCGTTTTGGGCATTGACTGGCCCGACCTGCCGCCGATCATGTCCGACAAGGACGTGCGATTGCCGTGTCTTGCGGATTTCAGTTCGCCCTTCCGCATGGAGGGCGCTGGCTGA
- a CDS encoding acyltransferase family protein, protein MKDAQNGRQAAIDVARALGLLLVYYGHFVEQIMYLKNPAAAVQYKWIYSFHMILFFILSGWVKGARPSVPTAIKFVQSTLASRIVPYLFFSIVLAGLSLVFTGWFPMLDLSSAQGYFQAGVSTVLGFPLFNVPLWFVACLVSVECLHRLVQAYLDSTVRIIAVAVVCYVGGYLLNEHYFFFGQNMSFWLLHEVPVVYAFFLVGVLLGRGGLPGRISPAAGVAIFALALAAVHFTYDLNQGPFRYLQAVIILLSGHGHFLWFPFTALAGSVMVLALGRVLHNVSLLAFFGRNAIILLGLNGVFYHFVNAPVAAWSVANLPPDGWSVFFVSALVTLVSFGLSLPVIYGLNIAVPQLVGKPRTAGRFFGPLIKG, encoded by the coding sequence ATGAAGGATGCGCAGAACGGGCGGCAGGCCGCCATCGATGTCGCCAGGGCGCTGGGACTTTTGCTTGTCTATTACGGGCATTTCGTCGAGCAGATCATGTATCTCAAAAATCCTGCGGCCGCCGTGCAGTACAAGTGGATCTACTCGTTCCACATGATCCTTTTTTTCATCCTTTCAGGTTGGGTGAAGGGCGCGCGTCCCAGCGTGCCGACGGCCATAAAATTCGTGCAATCGACCCTGGCCAGCCGGATTGTGCCCTATCTTTTCTTCAGTATCGTGCTGGCGGGCCTGTCGCTGGTGTTCACGGGCTGGTTCCCCATGCTCGATCTTTCCAGCGCGCAGGGATATTTTCAGGCGGGCGTGTCCACGGTTCTGGGCTTTCCCCTTTTCAACGTGCCGCTCTGGTTTGTGGCCTGCTTGGTCAGCGTGGAATGCCTGCATCGCCTTGTGCAGGCATATCTGGACTCCACCGTGCGGATTATCGCGGTGGCCGTTGTCTGTTATGTCGGCGGCTATCTCCTCAATGAGCACTATTTCTTTTTCGGTCAGAACATGAGTTTTTGGCTCCTGCATGAAGTTCCCGTTGTTTACGCATTTTTTCTTGTGGGTGTGTTGCTGGGCAGGGGCGGACTCCCTGGGCGGATTTCGCCTGCGGCGGGCGTTGCGATCTTTGCCCTGGCGCTGGCTGCGGTTCATTTCACCTATGACCTCAATCAGGGCCCTTTCAGATATCTGCAGGCCGTGATCATCCTGCTCTCGGGGCATGGCCATTTTCTGTGGTTTCCGTTCACCGCCTTGGCCGGGTCCGTCATGGTCCTGGCTTTGGGGCGAGTATTGCACAACGTCTCCCTGCTCGCATTTTTCGGCCGCAACGCCATCATACTGCTTGGCCTTAACGGGGTCTTCTACCATTTCGTCAATGCTCCCGTGGCCGCGTGGAGCGTCGCCAACCTTCCTCCGGACGGCTGGAGCGTATTTTTTGTGAGCGCCCTAGTCACTCTCGTGAGTTTTGGGCTGAGTCTTCCGGTCATTTACGGGCTCAATATCGCCGTGCCCCAACTGGTGGGCAAACCGCGTACCGCAGGGCGTTTTTTTGGCCCCTTGATCAAGGGGTAG
- a CDS encoding MFS transporter, whose protein sequence is MLPGKMGSERAEARAAGLRRTLLTLNVFAALKMTLFPMAIITLFWKDRIGLTLTEILTLQVFFSLASVIMEYPSGYVSDRLGYRWALIVACVFGIVGWGWYLLAATFWGVLVAELLLGVSYAFISGSDTALLFETLRAEDRVDLYTRCDGRMVGWAQGGEAAGALFAGLMYAHWPLLPFVAQVGIWTLALGLCLSLREPKAESGGPVVSHLAEALRVCRFAFRESSAIRATIMNGMLLGLASFYMVWLIQPYMQECRVPVTWFGPAWAGANLVVALAAANSHRVEGKVGVAGMQVLFFALIVVAYLGLGTITAVGGFLFYYLLTAMRGLQGPLMRSRLQALSSRANRASILSLHSLAFRLGFVLTGPLVGLLADSHGLSTTFYVLAGFFALALPVAARNFLRHNHAYS, encoded by the coding sequence ATGCTGCCCGGCAAGATGGGGAGTGAGCGTGCGGAGGCCCGCGCGGCGGGGTTGCGCCGCACGCTGCTGACGCTCAATGTCTTTGCGGCGCTGAAGATGACTCTTTTCCCCATGGCCATCATCACCCTGTTCTGGAAGGACCGGATTGGTCTGACCCTGACCGAGATCTTGACTCTGCAGGTGTTTTTCTCTCTGGCCAGCGTGATCATGGAGTACCCGTCCGGATACGTCAGCGACCGCCTGGGCTATCGCTGGGCGCTGATAGTGGCCTGCGTCTTCGGTATTGTCGGATGGGGCTGGTATCTGCTCGCGGCGACCTTCTGGGGCGTGCTGGTCGCGGAGCTGCTGCTGGGCGTTTCCTACGCCTTTATCAGCGGGTCGGACACGGCGCTGCTTTTTGAGACCTTGCGCGCCGAAGACAGGGTGGATCTGTACACCCGCTGCGACGGACGCATGGTCGGATGGGCTCAAGGAGGAGAGGCCGCGGGCGCGCTCTTTGCCGGACTCATGTACGCGCATTGGCCGCTCTTGCCCTTTGTGGCCCAGGTCGGGATTTGGACTCTGGCCCTGGGCTTGTGTTTGAGTCTGAGGGAACCCAAGGCTGAGAGCGGCGGGCCGGTGGTGTCACATCTGGCCGAGGCGTTGCGCGTGTGCAGATTCGCCTTTCGGGAGAGCTCGGCCATCCGGGCGACCATCATGAACGGGATGCTGCTCGGTCTGGCTTCTTTCTACATGGTTTGGCTCATTCAGCCGTATATGCAGGAGTGCCGGGTCCCCGTGACATGGTTCGGCCCTGCCTGGGCCGGGGCGAATCTGGTTGTGGCCCTAGCGGCCGCGAACAGTCACCGGGTTGAAGGCAAGGTCGGCGTGGCGGGCATGCAGGTTCTTTTCTTCGCGCTGATCGTCGTCGCGTACCTGGGACTTGGAACCATCACGGCCGTGGGCGGCTTTTTGTTCTACTATCTGCTTACGGCCATGCGCGGGCTGCAGGGGCCGCTCATGCGCTCGCGATTGCAGGCTTTGAGCAGCAGGGCGAATCGGGCCAGCATTCTGTCTCTGCACAGTCTGGCTTTCCGTCTGGGGTTCGTGCTCACGGGTCCGCTGGTGGGTCTGCTTGCCGACAGCCACGGTCTGTCGACCACGTTTTACGTCTTGGCCGGATTTTTCGCGCTGGCTCTTCCCGTGGCCGCGCGAAATTTTTTGCGTCATAACCATGCATATTCATAG